The genomic stretch AGACATTTCACTAGTTTtcaagaaatttcgaataatttatagtaccaaaaacataatttaaaacatttgttaaaaaaaatacacACACATGCAATTTACTGTTTAAAACTTGTTTTCAACTGTAGTGGGCAAAATCTGTCTTATTGATAAAAAATAGTCCAACAAGCAGACGGATTAACCTCTTGGCCCAATAAGCCAGTCCCATTAGCCAGTAAGGCCCAAACCCATGTAAATAGACTCACATATATAATAAACCATCCAAATACCTAAAGCCATACCTGGACCCGAATTCGGATACGCTCAGTCAGCCAGGGACCTTGAAATAGTCAAGGCTCACGCCACATTTTTCGAGAATTTCGGAAAGTAACTACTTGGAGCGAGTCAGACGAATCAAGAAGACAGAGGAACAACGATAgagaaaaataattataaattggACCCTAAGGGGAGAGAACAAGGGATCAGATAATCAATACTCAATATACTCTCTCTTACTTCTCTCAAGTTGATCCTGTCAAGCGAATTGAATCAGTCAGACTGACCTGACTATACAGTCAAACTCTGTCGTCGCTTGACCACGAACTAGTCACACTGACCTGACCGGACCGTCAAGCTCCGCCGTCATTCGCCCATCATTCTGCTGATTCATTCAATATTATTTGCATTGTTATTTTACTCTTCCTATTATTTTTAACGACTATCTGTCTAACTTGAGTGTCGGAGTCTTTTTGGCTGACATTTTATTGATGCTCACAATAAAAATTtagtctttttttttgtttttgataggTTGTTGGTGTCCATTTAATCAATGATGTAAAATCACTTTTATATTACccctataaattatttaaaattttcaaatccAATTAGAGAAATATGCTATATAACACCATTATTATGTCAAAAATTTTAGCCTAAAACCGACAGGACAAAGACACCCAACGGGAGTAAAAGTGGCACTCTACTAGAATTTCCTATAATTATACGGTGATGTGACATGCATTTTTAATGCTGGGCATTTTTGGCGGGTGATGATCATTATTTTTATTGGAAACCAATATTTGTTTTTACAGGTGACATCATATAGTACTATCACTACCACTAGAGATTGTATTGTCTTCGTCGTCCGTACTACCGTACTGTTAGAATGTGTAAAGGGTCTTGACCTAGATTGTGGTAAATGTAAAAGTCATcaattttatgtgaaaattaatTGGTGATAACTAAATGAATTTATGCTCTTATATAAATAGTATAAAGattctatatttttttatgtaagaTTATTTTCTCTTACGTACAATTACAACTCATTATCTCTCAATTACAAAGGCCTCTTTTAACTATTTTTTAGATCGATTTAgatcatatatatatactcatttttCTGGTTCGTGATACTAtgttataatatggaaaatattctTGAAATAGAATATAatacttgataaaaaaaatatgaggCTACATCTAAAAAGAAATTATAAAAGCACGTTGCTTCCGCAGTGGTTCTTTGACTATTTTCTGACAGTTCCACATTTTATGTATTGAAGATGTAACAAAATTAAGGCACGGTGCTTTattcttttaattatatatatataaataaaatattttatagatatatataaatatatttgttatcgttttatttttattatcttttttttatcgtttattacataaatttttttatataaatattcatttatttcattcaattttCATATTATTACATACATCtttttttaaattatcaataacacaaaatttaacacaaaatttcttttcttactaatggattcccaaaattctcaaaattttctaaattctccaaataccaactcttaaaatctaaattttcaaagtttattattttctccACATACCAATCCCCAAAATctaaattttcaatattctcatttcaatcaaaattttcaGTATTGCATGGACCTACTTCTGACTTCCCGACAATGCTTCAAAGAAATGCTGAAATTCGTTATAGAAACATTCATCGCAATCTTCAGGCAAATTTGGTAGAGCATATATggtcaaaatttgaaaattattttaattagcattttttttaattatattagattgattaattatgattatattattttataagtttttttaaatttcgtctaatttaaatttgatataatatttatttatatgaatatatggaTTTAAAAGATTTAGTgtgataatatttataattataaaataatatattaaatgataatatgtgAGACCATAATTGATAATTTTTGGGGTGGCTTAACATTGAggtatttttatgaaaaaaatttcaaaaatcgatgagaattataaataaaataaaaaaattatattttgagacGGTTTAGACTACTACTGGGGTTGATGTTACTAGACTATGTAAAATGATCAACATACTTTACACCTCGGAATCACGTACTGTCGCTTGCTTATTTTAGCTTAACAGCTAAGTTTCCTCAGTTATTTTATTACTTCACTCTCTTTTCCTCTCCAAAAACTCTCATTTTCTCACTAATTTTTAGTGTTTCATTCACGCACTCTGTTTCACAAGATCAAAGGTTTCACAAATTCATAGCGTCAGCTCGAAGGTTCATCGGTATAaatccatcttttttttttttttgaaaaaataatgtAGAACAGTTAAGTTACTCATGGATCAACATCGTTATCTGACGCAGGAAATGGAGTTTTGGATTATATAAACATTTGTATTGAGTATTATACATGTTGATTCTAAACGTTTCGAGAATGGAGAACTTGATGTGTGAATGTGTACGTTATTATGCGCTTTTGCTACATATTCTGCTTTCATTGCTTCTTTCTtggaaatttttacatttttaaacaaTAATATTGATAGTgaacatatttttttttcatttctgagATTCTATAGATCTCGAGCGCTTGTTTGGATTTAGGTAGTTTTCAGTTTTTGAGATTTCTGTACACTTATAAAAGAAAAGATCAAATTTTTAAGAAGTTTTAGCGGGCACTTTTTGGTTTTAAAAATGTTAGCAAAAGTTTCAAACGAATTTGAAAATGCAAAATGTATAACGTTATAGCAAGCCCTGATAAGTTATAATTAACACAAGTTCTGAAAAACAAAATCTGTAGATTTTTCCTGGATTTTTTACGTTGGGTTCTAGTTACTAATCCCAAATAAAGTATAGAGATGTACGTTGTAGCTCAAAAGcatgagtttttaatttttttgacttGAGTTTGCTataatttttctgggttttgagcAGTTTATCTGAAATTTTCCAGGTTCGCTGTTTTCTGGttgatatatataataataaaaaaaaaagaaatgttgTCCCAGAAAGGAACGAAAAGACAACTGTTTGGAATCAATGATGGGGGAAATAGTAGAGATGAAGTATATAGGTTTAAAATTCTATTGCCGACTGGAACAACAGTTGGATTAAGTTTGAGAGACTGTGGTTCGAAAATGCCTATTGATCAGTTTATTACACGGGTGAAAGAAGAATATTGTCGAGTTATGCAACTGTCCGAATCAATGCAACGAAAAGGATGTATTATTAACTGGAATGCTGGCTCTTTATCTCTTCAAGATGCCAATGATGCCAAGATAACAAGCTTTGTGGATTTCAATACTTTTAAGCCACATAAGTGCCACATTTTAATACTTCAGGTGAGTATAAGTTACATGGAGAGTTTAGTTTGGTTGTTCCTTGAGTTGATTCTTTTTGTGTAGTATTTCTTACTTGTTTTGCTTCTGACTTAGGATGGTTCTGGCAAAGTTATTGAAACTTTTGAGGTTAGCAAATCAATCTGCTCTATCTTACCTTGATTTTATCTCTGTGATTCTAATATACCTGATTCCCTGAGTTGCAGAATATGTGGGATTTGACGCCTGATACTGACATGTTAAAGGAGGTACCCGAATCATACACATTCGAGTCTGCTCTTGCAGATTTAATTGTAAGTGTTTGGCTCAGTTCAGTTGTAAAAACTTGCTTAAATTTCTTGTCAACTTTGTATTTGATTCTCTTGTGTTCGTTTTCACCAGGACAATTCACTGCAAGCAGTATGGTCAAACAGAAAGAGTGATCAAAGACTTGTTAGGTATGACGTTGATGTATAATATTGGTAAAGCTACATGATTTGCTCATTTTGATGTCCATGGTTTTTTTTATAGAACAACTTTGGTTCATGCTAGTTATAAGCATATTATATCTCGTGTAGTCTATGATTGTTTCTCTTAATATATTTTCACTGCAGAATATTTAAGATTGAATGTAGTAAATGCAAGATAACTATTTTTAACATGCTCTGCTCTGTCATTTCCCAATGTAGTTATCTAAATGTAATGCATGATCGCAGATATATAGTACATCTTTAACTCTTCAGTTACATTAACTGTGATTAACACTTATTTTATTTGCTTGTAGTAATTTCTTCAGTTTGTCTTTGGATTTAGCACTAGTCTAGACTTGTAACAATTTCTGTTTCAATGTTTGCAGTGTGGATGTTTTAGAGGACAGGATTTCAATCTTCGACACTGGTACAGGTATGGATGACAGCGATGAAAATTCTATAGCAAAATGGTATGTCCTTTCCAGCATTTTGTGtgcatataaaatataaatggtGATCTCTTTTTATTTGAGGCATACCAATGTCTTAACTAGTGTCTTCTACACACTATATAGGGGAAAAATTGGTGCCTCACTTAACCGATCTGAAAAAGAGCAGGCTATTGGGGGCAACCCTCCATATCTAATGGTAAACTAGTAGATTTTATCTTATATTGGGCTTTTATCTAATGAAACATTCCCTGTTTACTGTGgatttttatatttgattatcatgttgttgtgttagagaaaaatatagagtactttcaacaATACATAAGAGCATGAGGTACTCCTCTCatcatcaccaattggttttgagatgtaACCTCGAGGCACTTTATTCTACTTCGAGATCACTTTTCACATTCTAACTTGTTGTAACAACTCAAGTGTCTTAATAATGTAAAGATTATGAGACGTTTTCTCAAATTATGCAGCCTTATTTTGGCTTGTTTGGGTATGGAGGAGCATTTGCCTCCATGCATTTAGGGAGGTATGAACATGATTCcagttcttttattttcattattcactAACAATCATATATAACCTTTCTTTTCACCATTCTTTTTCAGACATGCTTTAGTGTCTTCAAAAACAAAGGGTTCAAAGAAGGTATATACTTTACGTCTTGAGCGAGAGGCCTTGCTCAGGAGTTCTGGCTCTGAACTTAAATGGACGGTAATGGAGCAGCATGAgcagtttatatttttttaatgctctcttctgttttttttttctttttcaaatgaCTTCACAGTCTGTACCTTTTCATATTAGACCGAAGGTGGTCTTAGGGACCCTTTAAAGGATGAGATTGCAAGAACAAGACATGGAAGCTTTACAAAGGTAGGCTATTGCATTTCTTTAATGGCTACCAAGTGATTCCTTCATGTGCATCTATAAGAGAAGCTTTATCCACTCTACCTTTTTATTTTTCACTTATTTTTTGCTTATCATAGCTGTTAGAAGCGGCATTTTCACTCATTTGATTTTGATGTGCGTTTAAGAATGGCACCTACCTTTTGCAATTAACTGTTCATTTAGAACATCCCTAATTGCAAGATGtaaattttgtgccaaatttggtaCAGAAAATGACTCAATTTGACTCGTGCCAAATTGTGTTTCAATGCACAATATGCAAATTATCTTAAAAAAATCAACAATTGAGTGGGGTCGTTGTGTGTTTCCTTGGCCTTGTTTAATAGTTTTGCTACCAAGGTATTCGTCCGCCATAAGTGAGGGTTCTCAATGTTATTGAGAGGAGGTcagtctaattattaattaataaattagtggcaatatgataaataaaaaaatgacatttatTATTGTGCCAAATTTGACTCATGTTATAtcttgtgtcaaatttggcacaacttttagtATGTGCCAAATTTAGCATACTTTCTAGATCACCATTGGAATAATACTTTTACTAAAATGTGCTAAATATAATAATGCAACACATTTTTGACACTCTATTGGAGATACTCTTAGCATTAGCGGAGTGAATTATTTTGCTAATACATATGCATTGAGCACTGTTTCTGTGAGCCTATGACATCCAtgtaaatttttgtttttgattgTAGCacaatacaaaataaaataaaaaccgaCTTATTTTTTCGGATaactattataattttttttcttcaaaatatcAATAAAGATTTTTTATAAGTAAATTATCAATTATGCAATTGTTCTAATTTATAAAATGAGTAACAATATGTCAAAATGGGtcaaaacaatatataattacaagagaaattttaatttttacccaaacaccttcaaaataacataacaaAGCTATGATTTTTGtgaaaattaaaactattttgtaaGCTTACTATACTGATATGAAATTTTTTGCAGGTTGAAATTTTTGAACCAAATATAAATACTTTGGACATATTCCAACTTCAAAGCAGGCTGAAAGATATATACTTCCCATATATTCAggtttgttgtacttctctttttttttatttttctgttcaTATTTTAGTTAGATTTCTTGAACTATGGATTCTGTATACTTTAATTTTGTCGGAATTGCAGTGCGACGAGGTATCCAACTCAGGGAAAACAAGTACACCGATAGAATTTCAGGTTAACTCTGCTCTTGTTTAGCAATTTAATTCCTTGAAGTTTGTTTATTGACTAAATTTGGTTACCGTTTATCCGAAGTTCTTACACTATTTAATCTCAGCTACTTGATAAATAAATTATCATATGCTGTTAACCTTGTGTAATTTACAAAAACATAttgtttttttattgttttcttaaCCTAAATATTGTTTTCtttattgtaatttttattttttacacttTGTATCAACTACActctcacatattttattttgtttttttattttaaaatttacaaaaataaatataagaataaagatgaattatataaaacatatattttaatatttacaatTCTTTCATAAAGTAGTTAtggaataaaaaattatataaatcttACACCTAAATTCTATTTAGAATTAAGgatattctaaaccacatataaaatgtcaattttacatACTATGCATGCATATAAATAGCATGAGAGAATTATATAAAACTATAGAGTAAAACAAAAAAGTTTTCGGGGCAGAGCGGCCCGACCAGCTTGAATTAATAGTGGGACGGGCAGCCCCACCCCGTTTGAATTCATAGCGGGGCGCCCCGCATGCCATTTTGCCATGCATAAGTAAAGGAGAAACAATATTTCTTTTCcatcttaattattttctcttCGTTCTTTCCCCTAACATAGTTAAGTTTTCATTTTTCTGCTTTCTTATACTAATAAGTTCTCATGCAAGAATctgaccaaaaagaaaaaaaaaattcacatgcAAGAAATTAGTAGAGTTGGTTATATGTCAAGTATTTGAGTTCAGTATGTCATTTATCAGGTCAACGGCACTAATTTGACTGAGATTGAGGGTGGGGCGGTTGCTATCACAAACTTGCATTCTTGCAATGGTCCTGATTTTGTTTTACAGCTTCATTTCTCATTCAAGCAAGACAATGTAACCAAGAGTTCAGGTAACTGGCTATGGCTTCTTCTTTTGTGAGCTTTGGATTCACATTTACTTGTTTGTTTTCTAGTGTCATCTCTGTTAGTAGCCATTTCTCAATTTAATATTGTGTCAGGTTCAAGGTCGAATCAAGAAGCCAATGTGCGGCTGAAATGTGTTTATTTTCCTGTTGTTGAggtaaaattattatatgcatggcTTTTATTTTTCTGCAAATAGTTGGGGAACTAAACTGAAAAAGGGTTTCTCAGGGAAAAGAGAATATTGATAAGATTTTGGAGAAGTTAAAAGATGAAGGACATCAAGTCTCTGAAAATTATGAAACCTTTAAACGTGTTTCTGTTCGGCGACTTGGTCGCCTCATACCAGATGCCCGCTGGGTAGGTTTTTGTTCTTCTCATTTTTcattttcttatatatttttattataatctcCTGGAATCTTCATACATCTATTGTGAAATATGACATGAAATATATTAATTGTAAGAGACCCTAGAGATTTTCAATTGAGATTATTCTAGCCattgcttgaagatgaagataaatgttatcttaATTGTCTTTCCTTTAATAACCAAATTCAAAAAACAAAATTCTCAGGCATGGCTGCCTTTCATGGACTTGAGGCATAAAAAGGGAACTAACAAAGCACAATTATTGAAGAGATGTTGTTTAAGAGTCAAATGCTTTATTGGTAGGGTGACGCAATTTTTTTTTCCTAAGAGGTGTTACTTATTTGGACTTTATTACGATAACATTTCTTTGTTTGAGGATTTTCTATATTGCTCTCATATTCTTGGTTAAATTAAACAATGTTATGTTGCAGATACTGATGCTGGTATCAATCCAACTTCATCCAAGGTAAGTTTTGATGATGCTATTCTTTCATTTCTGCAGCAAAATTTAAGCAAAtggttctctctctttctctatcttGCTGTACCTCTGAACTGTGTTCTTAGCTGGTTGTCAGTGCCTTGTACAGATGCACTATTGATGAAAAGAAAACACTAATTAACTTTAATAACTTGAAAAGCATATGTGGTCATCAACTTTTGTAACATGTTTAACCATATCGGCTGTGTTCAATGTGCATTCAACAGCTTTCCTACACATTGTGAAAGCAAAGTAGAtatcaatagcttcatttgtgtGCAGAGAGGATATAACTCTTTCAATTTGGGTTGTGTACTTTATAAGTTAAAGTTACTCAGGCAATTGTATCTGTATCTGCAGACTGATCTAGCACCCCACAGTCCCTTTACCACTGCTTTAAGGAATTTCGACAATAATCTTTGTGAGAATGAAAAAGGTCTTCTTTTGCCTATTGGAACTTTTGTGCATCATTTATTATTCAGTTTGTATCCATCTCAATGTTTTAGTCACATGAGCTGGCTTAAGTGGTTTTTGGTGGGTTAGTGTAAGTGTGCGGGCTTTAACTCATCGTAAATGTATATTAGGAAAAACAATCCAACTCAATCTATCACTTTTACGCTTGCAGGGATACAAATCAGAGTTTATAGAGATGGGAAGTCACTGAATTCTTCGCAATTAGAAAGGGATTATCAAAATTGGATTCTTCAGATGCACATGAAGTATGATGAAGAAGTTGATCATGGTGAAGATGAACCTATACTTGCTCTTATGCCAAGCCCTGCAAAAGGAAAGATGCTTGGCATGTCATGTGATGGTATGAATGAAAAAGGGAAAGCTTTTGGTTTTCTGAACTTagtaggaaaaaaaaaacaattggtTTCCTTTCAATCATCATTCTCTTCCTCTTCTTTCTCTTGGAATTATGACTTCCATTCTGATTCTATTTtgtgctttttttttctttctttctttcatttcCCAACtgatttcttccattttttttcaatGTTAAATTAAAGTTTCAAGGGTTCACCAAGTTTTTAAAAGGAATGGAATAACATGGAAAGCTGGTCAAAAGATAAAACTTTTGAAGGGAGCATGTGCTGGTGTTCATAAAAATAATGTCTATGCAACTATAGAATATTTTGTACTTGGAGGTTTCCAAGGAGATCCAGGTGGTACGTAATTGTCCTTGTAGATACTTTTTTGTTATGTCAAATTAAATTGGTTATTGTTCATGCAAGAGTTTGGGCGAAGATTTGACCCTCATTTCTCTTTTGTGCCTTTTCAAACAGGAGAAGCTCAGATTATTTGCAGGTAAACTTTGTACATTTTGAGTAGCTGAGGTTCTTTGTTTAGTCACTTTAGTACCTACTGAAATTATTTTTGACAATAAATATTTTGTATTACATTGGACCAAAAAGGCCACTTGGTACATCAGATAAGGATGGGTGCGTTCTTTCTGAAGTTGATGGGATGATGAGATTTAATATTAAAAGCTCCATGTCTATACCTATAAATGTGATTGATTCCAAAAAGGTTTTAGCATACTTCTCTagtgttttttttccttcttatAGTACTAAGATGAATggattttctttcattttctcaacATGTTGTCCTTTGATTGCAGTGCTTACCAGTTGAAAGTACTGAATGGAAAAACCAGATGGATAAGTGGCGTCAGAAATCTCCATCTACAATTGACTTGCTAAGCCCAAAAGAATGTGAAGAATTAGAGGCTGGGGTAGAGGTtagaatttttatatttatttattgaagAAACAATGTGAAACTTAATTAAATTGTAAGGAGTTTAATGATTTCATTTCTAAAGAACAAAAAATAAATGTAGTTGGAAACGGCAAAAATGGTGGCTTTTCACTATCTTTTTGGTCAAGTAATTAGAAGCTTTCAAAGTCATGTCTCTGTTTTCAGGAATTGCCTGTCATTGCTACTGCGGGACAAGTTCCTCCCAAGGACGTTGTAGCAGTTGTTCGGCCTTCTAATTATGTATCTAAACATGATTCAAGAGCTTTGGATCAGAGATTTATATTTAAATGTAACGTAGACATGATATTGGAACTGAAGCACATCGACCAAATGAAAGATCCTCAAAAACTTAACCATGTTTATACGAAGCGTGTCTCACCTTCTTCAGATCATGGAATCCATGGTTTATATGTCTTTCCAATAGGGAGCAAGTTCCCATGTTTGTTTCGAGAGGCGGGAGTATACACATTTTCATTTTCTCTTGTAAGTAGTGCTCAAGAAGTCCAATTTTACTTTTGTGTTTAGAATTATGTATTCTGAATTTGTTTCATATGATGTACTATGTTGCATCATTATTTCATTTATCAGACTGATTCAAGTTGTAAGCCATTTGTCAAGAGAGTTAAAGTCAAGGCATCTTCTGAGATAGGGAAGTGGGCACTTTTAAATGATGAGCAGAGCCAACCTTTTAGTGTGAGGTAACGTTTCTCAAAATTGATTGTATACTATAATTTCTTAAATTAACAACTTTTATTATTGGgttatattttatttgtattttcctgTCTTGCATTAATGTGAGAAGtaggattttttttcttcaaaattcttatacattttttttcttccatatgAGCATATTTAGTTGTATCCTTGATTTTCTTATCTTCTTTATGTTCTCACTTTTCCTATTCAAACCTCTTCTTCTCTCAAGGAATAAGGAGCAagatattagttttttttattggCTCAACGACCTTTTTGTGCAGTGTTGGTTCAACTTTGAGTCCTCTCTCAATTGCATGTTATGACATCTATGACAATAGAGCTCCTTTTCCATCTAATCCTGAAGTTGTTGTCAAGCTCGAAGCAGATGAGGACTCAGTTTTTCATGTTAAAAAATTTAAGagtaacctttctacttcaaatTTGTTACTAAAAATTGAGGTATGGACATATGAAGTGTTAGAGTTATTAtttgagggcattttagtcttttcttaattattgttattttatatcTTTTGCCTTATATAAAAGGCTTGGCTTATTAGTTTTGTAACCTAGaatacattctctctatttttgcaATACATTCTAGCCTCCCTtttctctcttcatctttttgcTATCTCTCATTTGTGTGTGTGTATGGATTGTGTCTTTGCataattatcatggtatcagagcagggTTTATGGAATTGAATTTCTTAAGCGTAACCATAGCTTTTGCGGATCCATCTTATTGCAGCAAATTGGCTTGGGTCTCCTTCGTATTGCAGCAAATTGGGTCGAAGCATCTTTGCAGTAACTCGGTATGTGATTTTCGTGTTCATTCTGAAATTTTAGGGTTTTGTCAGATTGCAGAATTTGGGAACTTTTGTCTGAGAAAGCATTTAAAAATTTGTTTCTGAAATGGCAAGTAATAGAGATGATTCCCTTCAATCCATTAGTGTGAGGTTAGATGGAAAGAATTATTCTTATTGGAACTATGTGatgaaaaaaattttgaaagggAAAAAGATGTGGGGTTATGTTTCTGGAACTTTGGTTAAACCAACAAATGACAAAGCGGATTATGCAACTTTGCTAGAAAATTgggaagtggataattcaaaaattattacTTGGATAAACAACTCTGTAGAACACTCCATAGGTACCCAACTAGCCAAGTATGAAACAGCGAAGGAAGTTTGGGACCATCTTGCAAGGCTGTATACTCAGTCTAACTTTGCAAAGCAATATCAATTAGAATCAGATATTAGAGCTCTTGAACAGAAAGATATGAGTATTCAAGAGTTCTATTCAGTTATGACAGATCTATGGGATCAATTGGCCCTTACTGAATCTGCAGAATTACGAGCTTTTGCACCATATATTGCTCGTAGGGAGGAACAACGATTGGTTCAGTTTTTGATGGCACTTCGTGATGACTTTGAGGGACTCCGTGGCTCTATTTTGCATCGTTCTCCACTTCCTTCGGTTGATTCAGTAGTTAGTGAACTATTGGCAGATGAAATTCGTCTTAAGTCTCAAGCAGGAAAAGGCATCCTCCCAGCACCCAGTCCCTCTGTTTTGGTAGTTCCTCCTCGACACTTTACTCACCATGAGAATAAACCTCACACAAAGGTTGGAGTTGATGAATGCAGCTTTTGCAAACAAAAAGGTCACTGGAAGGCTCAGTGTCCTAAATTAGTAAATCGTGCACCTCAGCAACAAAGACATCAACTCAGACCTCCTCAATTCGGTAATCAACCGCCTCATTATGGTAGCCAACCACAGTTTGGCAACCACTCACAACCTCGACCATACCGTCCTCCGCAATTTAATGCCGCTGCTACTGTACCTCCATCTGACTCGTATGATTTTGGGGCCTCATCTTCCAATCCTGCTCTTGCTGCCCTCTCAGAACAGTTTCAGAAGTTTCTTACCATGCAGCCACATGCCATGTCCGCCTCTTCTTCGGTAGGTCAGCCCCCTACTAGCTCTTCAGGTATGACATCCTCTACATGGATTTTAGATTCTGGAGCCTCGCACCATATGTCTCCACATTCGAAATCTTTTGTTTCCTTGTGTCCTGCATCATCTGTGCCTGTCATGACTGCTGATGGTACTCCTATGCCATTAGCAGGTGTTGGTTCTGTTGTCAGTCATCATTTATCGCTTCCTAATGTTTACCATATTCCTAAGCTTTCACTAAACCTTGTATCTGTTGGTCAATTGTGTGATTCTGGTTACTCAGTGcctttttcttctacttcttgtcATGTGCAGGATCCGCAGTCTCAGAAGCTGATTGGGACCGGCCGTAGGCGGGGGGGTTTATATGTTTTGGATGAGCTGAAATTACCAGTATTTGCAGCTCCTAGTGTTGATCTGTCTTCCTTTCGATTGTCTCCATCAtcgtctagtttttatttatggcaCTCTCGCCTTGGTCATGTTTCAGC from Humulus lupulus chromosome 5, drHumLupu1.1, whole genome shotgun sequence encodes the following:
- the LOC133834513 gene encoding uncharacterized protein LOC133834513 produces the protein MASNRDDSLQSISVRLDGKNYSYWNYVMKKILKGKKMWGYVSGTLVKPTNDKADYATLLENWEVDNSKIITWINNSVEHSIGTQLAKYETAKEVWDHLARLYTQSNFAKQYQLESDIRALEQKDMSIQEFYSVMTDLWDQLALTESAELRAFAPYIARREEQRLVQFLMALRDDFEGLRGSILHRSPLPSVDSVVSELLADEIRLKSQAGKGILPAPSPSVLVVPPRHFTHHENKPHTKVGVDECSFCKQKGHWKAQCPKLVNRAPQQQRHQLRPPQFGNQPPHYGSQPQFGNHSQPRPYRPPQFNAAATVPPSDSYDFGASSSNPALAALSEQFQKFLTMQPHAMSASSSVGQPPTSSSGSAVSEADWDRP
- the LOC133778866 gene encoding structural maintenance of chromosomes flexible hinge domain-containing protein GMI1-like, translated to MWDLTPDTDMLKEVPESYTFESALADLIDNSLQAVWSNRKSDQRLVSVDVLEDRISIFDTGTGMDDSDENSIAKWGKIGASLNRSEKEQAIGGNPPYLMPYFGLFGYGGAFASMHLGRHALVSSKTKGSKKVYTLRLEREALLRSSGSELKWTTEGGLRDPLKDEIARTRHGSFTKVEIFEPNINTLDIFQLQSRLKDIYFPYIQCDEVSNSGKTSTPIEFQVNGTNLTEIEGGAVAITNLHSCNGPDFVLQLHFSFKQDNVTKSSGSRSNQEANVRLKCVYFPVVEGKENIDKILEKLKDEGHQVSENYETFKRVSVRRLGRLIPDARWAWLPFMDLRHKKGTNKAQLLKRCCLRVKCFIDTDAGINPTSSKTDLAPHSPFTTALRNFDNNLCENEKGIQIRVYRDGKSLNSSQLERDYQNWILQMHMKYDEEVDHGEDEPILALMPSPAKGKMLGMSCDVSRVHQVFKRNGITWKAGQKIKLLKGACAGVHKNNVYATIEYFVLGGFQGDPGGEAQIICRPLGTSDKDGCVLSEVDGMMRFNIKSSMSIPINVIDSKKCLPVESTEWKNQMDKWRQKSPSTIDLLSPKECEELEAGVEELPVIATAGQVPPKDVVAVVRPSNYVSKHDSRALDQRFIFKCNVDMILELKHIDQMKDPQKLNHVYTKRVSPSSDHGIHGLYVFPIGSKFPCLFREAGVYTFSFSLTDSSCKPFVKRVKVKASSEIGKWALLNDEQSQPFSVSVGSTLSPLSIACYDIYDNRAPFPSNPEVVVKLEADEDSVFHVKKFKSNLSTSNLLLKIEGLLIESNDLDKIRPGYKATLVISNSDGKFSVSIPCHVTPGCLNHVKAQQTILADQLLPGCIVKELELEMFDAYGNHVVGGLEVQLDVEGFEMLDQLGPRHKVDHHGRVDLSGLLKVTAGYGENASLSVSSGNKVFFKQEFQIEKRELRIASKVPEILTAGSKLENIIFEIVNCEGIVDDTIHDEEKTGLSHMLTIKADWLNLGESVRYTFKHGRCIVPAIPLSEIAGNYSFLAIHSRHSNLSLNVEVHVKPAIPNPKVEHDGKNFSVDFLSFFISLQVFEEDLLKIGSVVRILEEKCVKLNEEKEKIEQTMKKLQDSTELYPFGLENQLSSKEEVMENIEKMGNSAAAVLCIISRGIPFQEPENHLMKDTIGVVALLGRVRPHCSQLSRLLSEYLGADQMLAVVVRSFETVVLLERYKQTGEVDRSHAIHEEAAILGKSINGRFLVICFDNISPFRGVFKSGSQRKLALPRPFLNDGTIPKGFLGFAVNMIDFDKDQLSIKNSSGHGLRETVFYHLLGQLHVYQTREDMLASRACIKHGAVSLDGGILKENGVLSLGFSDPGPGVCFQVATTTNSEMLPYQENLKQLKEKKSELRTINGEIEQVMKKCSKVLKKFQKKKAEFNKFMDMWNLLYTNNDATQK